A single region of the Jatrophihabitans sp. GAS493 genome encodes:
- a CDS encoding nitroreductase family protein produces the protein MEFSDVVRARRMVRSYDRHRVVAPETVAELLDLAIRAPSAGFSQGWEFLVLDRPEDVRRYWEATTEPDAPADPWLQGMSQAPVLILPFSDKSAYIDRYAEADKGWTDRDEARWPVPYWHIDTGMASLLILLGAVDAGLVGCFFGVPGSAEAAVREAFAVPSRLTPIGVISLGYPAPDRRSPSLRRGRRPVSEVAHFGRF, from the coding sequence ATGGAATTCAGCGATGTGGTGCGAGCGCGGCGGATGGTACGTAGCTATGACCGGCATCGGGTGGTCGCACCCGAGACGGTGGCTGAGTTACTCGATTTGGCGATTCGGGCCCCCTCGGCCGGTTTCAGCCAGGGGTGGGAGTTTCTCGTGCTGGATCGGCCGGAAGATGTGCGGCGCTACTGGGAAGCGACCACCGAGCCGGACGCCCCCGCTGACCCGTGGCTGCAGGGGATGAGTCAGGCGCCCGTACTTATCCTGCCATTCTCTGATAAATCCGCTTATATTGACCGGTACGCCGAGGCCGACAAGGGCTGGACGGATCGCGATGAGGCCCGCTGGCCGGTGCCGTATTGGCATATCGACACCGGAATGGCGTCGCTGCTGATCCTGCTCGGTGCCGTCGACGCGGGCCTCGTCGGATGTTTCTTCGGAGTTCCAGGTAGCGCCGAAGCGGCCGTACGAGAGGCATTCGCGGTTCCGAGTCGGCTAACGCCGATCGGGGTGATCAGTCTGGGCTACCCGGCGCCGGATAGGCGCTCCCCGTCACTGCGACGCGGACGGCGCCCGGTCAGCGAAGTCGCGCATTTCGGGAGGTTCTAG
- a CDS encoding pyridoxal phosphate-dependent aminotransferase, with amino-acid sequence MALWDRVGVELTQSRKLSNVCYDIRGPVLDEAKRLEALGRRIIKLNIGNPAPFGFDAPEEILIDVVANLANSQGYSDSQGLFSARTAIAQHYQSRGIDIRDVDDIWLGNGVSELITIALQAMLDDGDEVLVPAPDYPLWTASTSLAGGTPVHYRCDESADWYPDVEDIASKITSKTKAIVVINPNNPTGAVYPVAILEQIAELARKHDLVVMADEIYDKILYDGVTHTPFAAIAPDVLSLTFNGLSKAYRLAGFRSGWMMVRGRTQRAASYLEGITILANMRLCSNVPGQHAIQTALGGRQSINDLVLPGGRLHDQRDAAVAALTKIPGVTCVVPKGALYVFPKLDPELYPIKDDQQLVLDLLREKHVLLVQGTGFNWYDTDHLRIVTLPSVELLTEAIGRLGDFLVDYRQ; translated from the coding sequence ATGGCGCTGTGGGATCGTGTGGGGGTGGAACTCACTCAGTCGCGCAAGCTCTCCAACGTCTGCTACGACATTCGGGGCCCGGTCCTCGACGAGGCAAAGCGACTGGAGGCACTCGGCCGGCGGATCATCAAGCTCAACATCGGTAACCCGGCACCCTTCGGCTTCGACGCCCCGGAGGAGATTCTGATCGACGTCGTCGCGAATCTGGCTAATTCTCAAGGGTATTCCGATTCACAGGGCCTCTTCTCGGCCCGCACCGCCATCGCCCAGCACTACCAATCGCGCGGCATCGACATTCGCGACGTCGACGACATCTGGCTCGGGAACGGGGTCAGCGAACTCATCACCATCGCGTTACAGGCGATGCTCGATGACGGTGACGAGGTGCTCGTTCCGGCGCCGGACTACCCGTTGTGGACGGCGTCGACGAGCCTGGCCGGTGGCACGCCGGTGCACTACCGCTGTGACGAGTCGGCCGACTGGTACCCCGACGTCGAGGACATCGCGTCGAAGATCACCAGTAAAACTAAGGCGATCGTCGTCATCAATCCGAATAACCCCACCGGTGCCGTCTACCCGGTGGCGATCCTCGAGCAGATCGCGGAGCTGGCCCGAAAGCACGATCTGGTGGTGATGGCCGACGAGATCTACGACAAGATCCTCTACGACGGCGTCACGCACACGCCGTTCGCCGCGATTGCGCCGGACGTGCTCTCGCTGACGTTCAACGGACTCTCCAAGGCCTACCGGCTGGCCGGCTTCCGCTCCGGTTGGATGATGGTGCGCGGACGCACGCAGCGGGCCGCCAGCTACCTCGAAGGCATCACGATTCTGGCCAACATGCGCCTCTGCTCGAACGTGCCCGGCCAGCATGCGATTCAGACTGCGCTCGGCGGGCGGCAGAGCATCAATGACCTGGTGCTGCCGGGTGGTCGGTTGCACGATCAGCGCGACGCCGCGGTGGCCGCCCTCACCAAGATTCCCGGTGTCACCTGCGTGGTTCCGAAGGGCGCGCTCTACGTCTTCCCCAAGCTTGATCCCGAACTGTACCCGATCAAGGATGACCAGCAATTGGTGCTTGATCTGCTCCGGGAGAAGCATGTCCTGCTGGTTCAGGGGACCGGTTTCAACTGGTACGACACCGACCACCTGCGGATCGTCACGCTGCCGTCGGTCGAGTTGCTGACCGAGGCGATCGGACGTCTCGGGGACTTCCTCGTCGACTACCGGCAGTAA
- a CDS encoding bifunctional diguanylate cyclase/phosphodiesterase, translated as MEPNTATERVRALPRAEHETRRSLGDLARRLQTSASLRPAVATRQIFARTTGLLYAAGGGLALAMILLSRPMPRNVWSMVAIAGLCVLAGIFMMLRGERLEAWTHHFFIALGTVLIAVGVYLAGGGARSVGLASLFMFVSLGCFFCFAWSVALVHLAFIEICSMFAFTVAGVTESDVIVQQGCMIAVGIVVGYMTRATAAAERDLLTGLLNRRGFDRRLREAIVDAQHTGDSLSVLLLDLDDFKSINERSGHPEGDRCLREVANIWKRLVTDGMLLARPGDDEFAIMLPGYTANRAAAFADQLRAAVADESLCSAGVAELQADDSRSMLVGRAEVALYEAKRNGGGHSIQFGVVDVAAADDIHAGLQLGQFEVYYQPIIDLNLREVIGDEALIRWNHPTKGLVAPDDFIPAAEKSGAIHALGQWILNEACAGTAAYIKTSGLPRRVSVNASGHELKSTDYAANVAAVLASTGLPPSALVIEVTESTFDADHPHVISVLHDLRQLGVGIAIDDFGTGYSSLNRLDHLPANVLKIDRSFVAAIPVTGAEVPILKAIVALADALGLRIIAEGVETLHQAEVLAGLGCSHAQGYYFGRPHPDQQATRVPESLILLEGVSTAA; from the coding sequence ATGGAACCGAATACTGCTACGGAGCGCGTTAGGGCACTGCCACGCGCTGAACATGAGACGCGACGCTCGCTCGGCGACCTCGCCCGGCGCCTGCAAACGTCGGCATCCCTGCGTCCCGCGGTAGCCACGCGCCAGATCTTCGCCCGGACGACCGGCCTGCTCTACGCCGCTGGGGGCGGCCTCGCGCTAGCCATGATCCTGTTGTCTCGGCCAATGCCGCGAAACGTCTGGTCGATGGTGGCGATCGCCGGCCTCTGCGTCCTTGCCGGCATATTCATGATGCTTCGGGGCGAGCGTTTGGAAGCCTGGACCCACCATTTCTTTATCGCACTCGGCACGGTTCTGATTGCGGTCGGGGTATATCTGGCCGGCGGCGGCGCGCGGTCGGTCGGTCTGGCCAGCCTCTTCATGTTCGTTTCGCTCGGCTGCTTCTTCTGCTTCGCCTGGTCGGTTGCGCTGGTGCATCTGGCCTTTATCGAGATCTGCTCTATGTTCGCTTTTACCGTCGCCGGCGTCACCGAGTCGGATGTGATCGTGCAGCAGGGCTGCATGATTGCGGTCGGCATCGTGGTTGGTTACATGACCCGCGCGACCGCGGCAGCCGAGCGGGATCTGCTTACCGGGTTGCTCAACCGGCGTGGCTTCGACCGCCGGCTCCGTGAGGCCATCGTCGATGCGCAGCATACTGGAGACAGCCTCTCCGTGCTGCTGCTGGATCTGGATGATTTCAAGTCGATCAATGAGCGCAGCGGTCATCCGGAGGGTGATCGCTGCCTGCGCGAGGTCGCCAACATCTGGAAGAGGCTCGTCACCGACGGCATGCTGCTGGCCCGTCCGGGTGACGACGAGTTCGCCATCATGCTCCCGGGCTACACCGCGAATCGAGCCGCCGCCTTCGCCGACCAGCTGCGGGCGGCCGTCGCCGACGAGTCCCTCTGCTCGGCCGGTGTCGCCGAGCTTCAGGCTGATGACTCCCGTTCCATGCTCGTCGGGCGGGCCGAGGTTGCTCTCTACGAAGCCAAGCGCAACGGCGGAGGCCACTCGATTCAGTTCGGTGTGGTCGATGTCGCTGCCGCCGACGATATTCACGCGGGTCTGCAGCTCGGCCAGTTCGAGGTCTACTACCAGCCGATCATTGATCTCAACCTGCGGGAAGTTATCGGCGACGAGGCATTGATTCGCTGGAACCACCCGACCAAGGGCCTGGTCGCGCCGGATGACTTCATCCCGGCCGCCGAGAAGAGTGGCGCTATCCATGCCCTCGGGCAGTGGATCCTCAACGAAGCCTGTGCCGGAACAGCCGCATATATCAAGACGTCCGGTCTCCCGCGTCGGGTGTCGGTGAATGCCTCCGGACACGAGTTGAAGAGCACCGACTACGCGGCCAACGTTGCGGCGGTACTCGCCTCGACCGGGCTGCCCCCGTCGGCGCTGGTCATCGAGGTCACCGAGTCCACCTTCGACGCCGACCACCCGCACGTCATCTCGGTGCTCCACGATCTGCGTCAACTGGGCGTCGGTATCGCAATCGACGACTTCGGCACCGGTTACTCCTCGCTCAATCGCCTCGATCACCTGCCGGCCAACGTTCTCAAGATCGACCGTTCGTTCGTCGCGGCCATCCCGGTCACCGGGGCCGAGGTGCCTATTCTCAAGGCGATTGTGGCGCTGGCCGATGCACTTGGCCTGCGCATCATCGCCGAGGGCGTCGAGACGCTGCACCAGGCCGAGGTGCTGGCCGGGCTCGGCTGCTCACATGCTCAGGGTTACTACTTCGGACGTCCGCACCCCGACCAGCAGGCGACCCGGGTGCCGGAGTCGTTGATCCTCCTCGAAGGCGTCAGCACCGCTGCGTAA
- a CDS encoding N-acetylmuramoyl-L-alanine amidase: MQPARRDDHGPLVAEIRRILAGLGLLANTDPGSEALYDRSTELAVRHFQQRRGLVTDGVVGVETYAALSSARWRLGDRVLVHNASAPVFGDDVGELQAQLQEMGYNLARPDGLFERHTEEALRGFQRDYGLVADGVCGPETLRALKQLGRRVVGGRPQLLREMVAVAEAGPSLLGKRIVIDPGHGGQDTGVCTDEFDESSIVWDLATRLEGRLSAVGVTTLLTRGPQNGGADEERARFANEVGADLLLSLHVDAAPNPLANGVASYYYGTGGVVSTMGERLAELVQREIVARTRLLDGRVHGKTWSILRMTRMPAVRVELGYISSPTDRARLVDPAFRDTVAEGLLVAIQRLYLPLADDPPTGVMRIPAIAS, translated from the coding sequence ATGCAGCCAGCGCGTCGTGACGACCACGGACCGTTGGTCGCTGAGATCCGTCGGATTCTGGCCGGACTGGGTCTGCTGGCCAATACTGACCCCGGCTCAGAGGCCCTCTACGACCGCTCCACTGAGCTCGCGGTGCGCCACTTCCAGCAGCGTCGCGGCCTGGTGACCGACGGCGTCGTCGGCGTCGAGACCTACGCTGCGCTCTCCAGCGCGCGATGGCGCCTGGGTGACCGGGTTCTGGTCCACAACGCGAGCGCTCCGGTCTTCGGCGACGACGTCGGTGAGCTGCAGGCGCAATTGCAGGAGATGGGCTACAACCTGGCCCGTCCGGACGGGCTCTTCGAGCGGCACACCGAGGAGGCCCTGCGCGGCTTCCAGCGTGACTACGGCCTGGTCGCCGATGGAGTCTGCGGGCCGGAGACGCTGCGAGCCCTCAAGCAGCTCGGACGGCGGGTGGTCGGCGGCCGTCCACAGCTGCTGCGTGAGATGGTGGCGGTCGCCGAGGCGGGGCCGAGCCTGCTCGGGAAGCGAATCGTCATTGATCCCGGTCACGGCGGTCAGGACACCGGCGTCTGCACCGACGAGTTCGATGAGTCTTCGATCGTCTGGGACCTTGCGACCCGCCTGGAGGGGCGTCTGTCTGCGGTCGGGGTTACCACGCTGCTCACCCGGGGACCGCAGAACGGTGGGGCCGACGAGGAGCGAGCGCGCTTCGCCAATGAGGTCGGCGCCGATCTGCTGCTCTCGCTGCACGTAGATGCGGCACCGAATCCGCTGGCCAATGGCGTGGCCAGCTATTACTACGGCACCGGTGGCGTCGTATCGACCATGGGTGAGCGGTTGGCCGAGTTGGTCCAGCGCGAGATCGTCGCCCGCACGCGGCTGCTCGATGGGCGGGTGCACGGCAAGACCTGGTCGATTCTGCGCATGACGCGAATGCCGGCCGTGCGGGTTGAACTCGGATACATCAGTTCACCGACCGACCGCGCCCGGCTCGTCGACCCGGCATTCCGGGACACCGTCGCTGAAGGTCTGCTCGTCGCAATTCAGCGCCTGTATCTACCGTTGGCTGACGACCCGCCAACCGGAGTCATGCGCATCCCGGCTATCGCGTCGTAG
- a CDS encoding AI-2E family transporter, with product MTSHDPGPGDESGAAVQTPAVRAPAVQAPAVTTPVLSDTRRDAVEAVTWPVRVASAWTWRLIVLAVGVYLALRALQAVELVAFSIVLALLFTSVLHPVERRLRRVLPGPKSFPAAITLLLGVVVLAAIGWFIAWQITSHSSQLGDQLSAFVTRTKNWLQTGPLKLKQADFDQLTNNITNTIKTHQSDLVNGAIATLQTFAEIAGAALLVLLTTFFMLRDGELIWKWVVSLLPREAHFRFNTAGRMGWRTLGGYMRGTVLIAGFHGISIALVLFILHVPLAAALGVLIFLGSFVPLIGLTVTGAFCVVVALLEHGVTSAIVVAIAIIVLVQVEGQVLQPLIMSRAVEVHPLAVAVSVLAGTALAGIAGALIAVPLVAFLNTAIRALRDDLDDPEASTFPVAERFDLDSPTQPEGSTRRVPDGPAEPA from the coding sequence ATGACCTCACATGACCCAGGACCTGGCGACGAGTCTGGGGCTGCGGTTCAGACGCCAGCGGTCCGGGCGCCGGCGGTTCAGGCCCCAGCGGTGACGACGCCCGTGCTCTCAGACACCCGACGGGATGCGGTTGAGGCCGTCACCTGGCCGGTGCGGGTGGCTTCGGCTTGGACCTGGCGACTGATCGTGCTGGCGGTCGGCGTGTACCTAGCGCTCCGGGCCCTTCAGGCGGTTGAACTCGTTGCCTTCTCCATCGTGCTGGCCCTGCTCTTCACCTCCGTTCTGCATCCGGTGGAGCGCCGGCTGCGACGGGTGCTGCCCGGGCCGAAGTCCTTCCCGGCCGCGATCACGCTGCTGCTCGGGGTGGTGGTGCTGGCGGCGATCGGCTGGTTCATCGCCTGGCAGATCACCTCGCACTCCAGTCAGTTGGGCGATCAGCTCAGCGCCTTCGTCACGCGCACAAAAAATTGGCTGCAGACCGGGCCGCTGAAGCTCAAGCAGGCTGACTTCGACCAGCTCACCAACAACATCACCAACACCATCAAGACGCATCAGTCCGACCTGGTCAACGGCGCCATCGCCACCCTGCAGACCTTCGCCGAGATCGCCGGGGCCGCGCTGCTGGTGTTGCTGACCACCTTCTTCATGCTCCGCGACGGCGAACTCATCTGGAAATGGGTGGTCAGCCTGCTGCCGCGGGAGGCCCACTTCCGCTTCAACACCGCCGGTCGGATGGGGTGGCGGACCCTTGGTGGCTACATGCGGGGAACGGTCCTCATCGCCGGTTTTCACGGGATCAGCATCGCGCTGGTGCTCTTCATCCTGCATGTTCCGCTGGCCGCCGCGCTCGGTGTGCTGATCTTCCTCGGATCCTTCGTCCCGCTGATCGGGTTGACCGTCACCGGTGCGTTCTGTGTCGTCGTCGCCCTGCTGGAGCACGGGGTCACCTCAGCGATCGTCGTCGCGATCGCCATCATCGTGCTGGTGCAGGTCGAGGGGCAGGTGCTGCAGCCGCTGATCATGAGCCGCGCGGTTGAGGTTCACCCGCTGGCGGTAGCCGTCTCGGTGCTGGCGGGCACAGCGCTGGCCGGCATTGCCGGAGCGCTCATCGCGGTGCCACTGGTCGCCTTCCTCAACACCGCGATCAGAGCACTGCGCGATGACCTCGACGATCCGGAGGCATCCACCTTCCCAGTGGCTGAACGATTCGATCTCGACTCCCCGACGCAGCCGGAGGGTTCGACGCGACGCGTCCCCGACGGGCCGGCCGAGCCCGCGTAG
- a CDS encoding NADP-dependent oxidoreductase encodes MKAISFASFGDPDVLSLLDLREPQAATGQVRVRVRTAAVNPFDIKVRRGFLQPHLPPALPFVPGYDAAGIVDQIGPGVTDLAIGDEVLGNGFVGAYAEFAVADPAELTRKPASVDWETAGGFASVAATAARVLRQLDLQAGQTLLIHGAAGAVGRLAVQLAVAGGINVIASGGATNQEQLQALGATAVVYGEGLAERVRLVAPRIDRAFDLGGRGDLPTLIELTGTPDHVITIADPAAEAHGVRFSTGGEFGGLAPLVTKLADGQLSMVVGETFPLAEAAAAQALSESGRASGRIILHVS; translated from the coding sequence ATGAAGGCCATCAGCTTCGCGTCGTTCGGTGATCCGGACGTGCTGAGTCTCCTCGATCTCCGCGAGCCCCAGGCCGCGACCGGGCAGGTTCGCGTCCGGGTTCGTACCGCCGCCGTCAACCCCTTCGACATCAAGGTTCGCCGGGGGTTCCTGCAGCCGCACCTGCCGCCGGCCCTCCCGTTCGTCCCCGGGTACGACGCGGCCGGCATCGTCGACCAGATCGGCCCGGGAGTCACCGATCTAGCCATCGGCGACGAGGTGCTGGGGAATGGCTTCGTCGGTGCCTACGCCGAGTTCGCGGTGGCTGACCCCGCCGAGCTGACCCGCAAGCCCGCCTCGGTCGATTGGGAGACCGCCGGCGGGTTCGCCTCCGTCGCGGCCACCGCGGCCCGGGTACTGCGGCAGCTGGACCTGCAAGCCGGTCAGACGCTGCTCATCCATGGGGCCGCTGGAGCGGTCGGACGCCTCGCCGTACAGCTGGCGGTCGCCGGCGGGATCAACGTCATCGCCAGCGGTGGAGCGACCAACCAGGAGCAGTTGCAGGCGCTGGGGGCGACAGCAGTGGTCTACGGCGAGGGCCTGGCCGAGCGGGTCCGGCTGGTAGCGCCGCGAATTGACCGGGCCTTCGACCTGGGCGGGCGCGGTGATCTCCCCACGCTCATCGAACTCACCGGCACGCCGGACCACGTCATCACGATCGCCGATCCGGCCGCGGAGGCCCACGGGGTGCGCTTCTCCACCGGCGGCGAGTTCGGCGGGCTAGCCCCGCTGGTGACGAAGTTGGCCGATGGACAACTCTCGATGGTGGTCGGCGAGACCTTCCCGCTGGCCGAGGCGGCCGCCGCCCAGGCGCTGAGTGAGAGTGGCCGCGCCTCCGGGCGGATCATCCTGCACGTCAGCTGA
- the hrpA gene encoding ATP-dependent RNA helicase HrpA, which yields MTEERTTRPAHRGRGRRSGSNRDGRTGRGSRPMTAELLARRAAAVPSISYPAELPVSARREDIAAAIAANQVVIVAGETGSGKTTQLPKICLELGRGVTGMIGHTQPRRLAARTVAQRIADELDVPLGDAVGFAVRFTDQVRDTTLVKLMTDGILLAEIQRDPQLNRYDTLILDEAHERGLNIDFLLGYLRRLLPQRPDLKLIITSATIDPERFANHFNQAPIIEVSGRTYPVEIRYRPLGVEAFDAAVAEKTGDPDDADDVDDPDDPDHDQAPRPERDQVEGIVDAVRELSAPGLDGDILVFLSGEREIRDTADALNALGLYNTEVLPLYARLSTAEQHRVFAPHQTRRIVLATNVAETSLTVPGIHYVIDPGTARMSRYSHRTKVQRLPIEPISQASANQRSGRCGRIADGICIRLYSAKDFGARPEFTEPEILRTNLASVILQMAALRLGEVADFPFLDPPDPRAIRDGVALLHELGAVDTDGALTPVGRQVSRLPVDPRIGRMIVQAGAEGCVSEVLTIAAALSIPDPRERPVEQAQAAAAKHARFADETSDFLSLLNLWNFLTEQRAGLSGNQFRRMCREDFLHYLRIREWQDLRGQLTQLAKSLELRENGEPAAENAVHSAITAGLLSHVGLRTGEGREYTGARNSRFILAPASALSRKPPQWVVAAEIVETSRLYARMVARVDPQQIEKLAGHLIQRTYSEPHWDQRRGAVMSYERVTLFGVPLVARRRINYGSIDPAVSRELFIRHALVLGEWSTTQKFFAANTELIESLRDLEERTRRRDLLVDDEDLFEFYDKRVGADAVSVRHFDSWWKQARRERPDLLTLTREDLLRADVDDEHPDVWQQGDVELPLSYRFDPGAEDDGVTVHIPVAVLARLGGAAFGWQVPALREELVTALIKSLPKDLRRNFVPAPDTARAVLAAADLDEAADEPLPQVVQRELHRLRGILVPLDAFDLSRIPAHLRVNFAIESADGKLLATGRDLDALQAELAAPARAAVASVLGANLQRIGLLDWPTDLAEIPRVVEETVHGQLVRGFPGFVDAGATVELRIFASESEQRTAHQIGLRRLLRLRVSFSERGLVSGLSTRSRLVLASNPDGGLEQLVNDLVEAALAAMISAPIYQRTAFDQLLARAQGELPRRAAELLATVEKVLTAAHEVRRQLSERVPPSAEDAVRDVRTQLDELMPAGFITATGAERVRDLQRYLTAMHRRLVQLPREVEVDRARMQRVEQVQDAYRQLLGALSPARAQAEDVQAIRWQLQELRVSLFAQQLGTPRPVSEQRIYRAIDGIVP from the coding sequence ATGACTGAGGAGAGGACGACGCGTCCGGCCCACCGCGGACGCGGCCGGAGATCAGGTTCAAATCGAGACGGCCGGACGGGCCGCGGCTCGCGGCCGATGACTGCGGAGCTGCTTGCCCGTCGAGCGGCCGCGGTGCCGAGCATCAGCTATCCGGCTGAACTTCCGGTCTCCGCTCGCCGGGAAGACATCGCCGCCGCGATCGCGGCCAATCAGGTCGTCATCGTCGCCGGGGAGACCGGCTCCGGGAAGACCACCCAGCTACCGAAGATCTGTCTCGAACTCGGGCGCGGGGTTACCGGGATGATCGGGCACACCCAACCCCGCCGGCTGGCCGCACGCACGGTGGCCCAACGCATCGCCGACGAGCTCGACGTGCCACTGGGGGACGCGGTCGGCTTCGCTGTCCGGTTCACCGATCAGGTACGCGACACCACGTTGGTGAAACTCATGACCGACGGGATCCTGCTGGCGGAGATCCAGCGCGACCCGCAGCTGAACCGGTACGACACCCTCATCCTCGACGAGGCCCACGAACGGGGCCTCAACATCGATTTCCTGCTCGGGTACCTGAGACGGCTGCTCCCGCAGCGGCCCGACCTGAAGCTGATCATCACCTCGGCCACCATCGATCCGGAGCGGTTCGCTAATCACTTTAACCAAGCGCCAATCATCGAGGTCTCGGGGCGGACGTACCCCGTCGAGATCCGCTACCGCCCGCTCGGCGTTGAGGCCTTCGACGCTGCGGTCGCGGAGAAGACGGGCGACCCCGACGACGCAGACGACGTAGACGATCCGGACGACCCGGATCACGATCAGGCCCCCCGGCCGGAGCGCGATCAGGTCGAAGGGATCGTCGACGCGGTCCGGGAGCTCAGCGCGCCCGGGCTGGATGGCGACATTCTGGTCTTCCTCAGCGGCGAGCGGGAGATCCGCGACACCGCCGACGCCCTCAATGCGCTCGGCCTCTACAACACCGAGGTGCTACCGCTCTACGCCCGGTTGAGCACCGCCGAACAGCATCGGGTCTTCGCCCCGCACCAGACCCGGCGGATTGTGCTGGCCACCAACGTCGCCGAGACATCCCTTACCGTGCCGGGCATCCACTACGTCATCGACCCGGGCACCGCCCGGATGTCGCGCTACAGCCACCGAACCAAGGTGCAGCGGCTGCCCATCGAACCGATCTCGCAGGCTTCGGCCAACCAGCGCTCCGGACGCTGCGGTCGGATCGCCGACGGAATCTGCATCCGTCTCTACTCGGCGAAGGATTTCGGCGCCCGTCCCGAGTTCACGGAGCCGGAGATCCTGCGGACGAACCTGGCGTCGGTGATTCTGCAGATGGCCGCGCTGCGCCTCGGCGAGGTGGCCGACTTCCCGTTCCTGGACCCGCCCGACCCCCGCGCCATCCGTGACGGCGTGGCGCTGCTGCACGAACTCGGCGCGGTCGACACTGACGGAGCGTTGACGCCGGTGGGGCGGCAGGTCTCCCGGCTGCCGGTCGACCCGCGTATCGGGCGGATGATCGTGCAGGCCGGAGCCGAGGGGTGCGTCAGCGAAGTGCTGACCATCGCCGCCGCCCTCTCGATCCCCGATCCGAGGGAGCGTCCGGTCGAACAGGCGCAGGCCGCCGCGGCCAAGCACGCCCGCTTCGCCGACGAGACCTCCGACTTCCTCAGCCTGCTCAACCTGTGGAACTTCCTGACCGAACAGCGCGCTGGGCTCTCCGGGAATCAGTTCCGCCGGATGTGCCGGGAGGACTTCCTGCACTACCTGCGAATCCGCGAATGGCAGGACCTGCGGGGCCAACTAACCCAGCTAGCCAAATCTCTCGAGTTGCGCGAGAACGGCGAGCCGGCGGCCGAGAACGCCGTGCACAGCGCGATCACCGCTGGGCTGCTCTCCCATGTCGGACTGCGCACCGGCGAGGGACGTGAGTACACCGGCGCCCGAAACTCCCGATTCATACTGGCCCCGGCGTCGGCGCTGAGCCGTAAGCCGCCGCAGTGGGTCGTCGCCGCCGAGATTGTGGAGACCTCCCGCCTCTACGCGCGGATGGTGGCTCGGGTCGACCCGCAGCAGATCGAGAAGCTGGCCGGCCATCTGATCCAGAGAACCTACAGCGAACCGCATTGGGACCAGCGGCGCGGTGCGGTGATGTCCTACGAGAGGGTGACCCTCTTCGGAGTGCCGCTGGTGGCCCGACGGCGAATTAACTACGGATCGATCGATCCGGCGGTCTCGCGCGAACTCTTCATCCGGCACGCCCTGGTTCTGGGCGAGTGGAGCACCACACAGAAGTTCTTCGCCGCCAACACCGAGCTGATCGAGTCGCTGCGCGACCTCGAGGAGCGGACCCGGCGCCGCGACCTGCTCGTCGACGACGAGGATCTCTTCGAGTTCTACGACAAGCGGGTCGGGGCGGACGCCGTATCGGTGCGTCACTTCGACAGTTGGTGGAAGCAGGCCCGGCGGGAGCGCCCCGACCTGCTCACGCTGACCCGCGAGGACCTGCTGCGAGCGGATGTCGACGACGAGCACCCGGACGTCTGGCAGCAGGGCGACGTGGAGCTGCCGCTGAGCTACCGCTTCGACCCGGGCGCCGAGGACGACGGGGTGACCGTGCACATCCCAGTCGCGGTACTGGCCCGACTCGGCGGGGCCGCGTTCGGCTGGCAGGTGCCGGCGCTGCGCGAGGAGCTGGTGACGGCGCTGATCAAGAGCCTGCCCAAGGATCTGCGACGAAACTTCGTTCCCGCTCCGGACACCGCTCGCGCCGTCCTCGCCGCCGCAGATCTGGACGAGGCGGCCGACGAGCCGCTGCCGCAGGTGGTGCAGCGCGAACTGCATCGCCTGCGCGGAATCCTGGTACCGCTGGACGCCTTCGACCTGAGCCGGATTCCGGCCCACCTGCGGGTGAACTTCGCGATCGAGTCGGCCGACGGAAAGCTGCTGGCCACCGGGCGGGACCTGGATGCGCTGCAGGCCGAGCTCGCGGCCCCGGCTCGGGCCGCGGTGGCCTCGGTCCTCGGCGCGAATCTGCAGCGGATCGGGCTGCTGGACTGGCCGACCGATCTGGCTGAGATTCCCCGGGTGGTCGAGGAGACCGTTCACGGGCAGCTGGTCCGCGGGTTCCCGGGCTTCGTCGACGCTGGGGCCACGGTGGAGTTGCGGATCTTCGCCAGCGAGTCGGAGCAGCGCACCGCCCACCAGATCGGCCTGCGCCGGTTGCTGCGGCTACGGGTCAGCTTCTCCGAGCGGGGGCTGGTCAGCGGCCTCTCCACCCGGTCCCGCTTGGTGCTCGCCAGTAATCCCGACGGTGGGTTGGAGCAGCTCGTCAACGACCTCGTCGAAGCCGCCCTGGCCGCGATGATCTCCGCGCCGATCTACCAGCGCACCGCCTTCGACCAGCTGCTGGCCAGGGCTCAGGGCGAGCTCCCGCGCCGGGCGGCCGAGCTGCTGGCCACCGTCGAGAAGGTTCTCACGGCGGCCCATGAGGTGCGCCGTCAGTTGAGTGAACGGGTGCCGCCGTCGGCTGAGGATGCGGTGCGGGATGTGCGCACGCAGTTGGACGAGCTGATGCCGGCCGGTTTCATCACCGCTACCGGCGCCGAGCGAGTGCGTGACCTACAGCGCTATCTCACCGCGATGCACCGGCGACTCGTCCAGCTTCCGCGCGAGGTCGAGGTCGACCGAGCCCGGATGCAGCGGGTGGAGCAGGTGCAGGATGCGTACCGGCAACTGCTCGGCGCGCTCTCCCCGGCCCGCGCGCAGGCCGAGGACGTGCAGGCGATCCGCTGGCAGCTGCAGGAGCTGCGGGTCAGCCTCTTCGCCCAGCAGCTGGGGACGCCCCGCCCGGTCTCCGAGCAGCGCATCTATCGGGCGATCGACGGCATCGTGCCGTAA